One Cicer arietinum cultivar CDC Frontier isolate Library 1 chromosome 8, Cicar.CDCFrontier_v2.0, whole genome shotgun sequence DNA segment encodes these proteins:
- the LOC140919012 gene encoding kinesin-like protein KIN-5B yields the protein MIDVTCSTIANKHVDRVFNFDKDFGPKAQQRSIYDQVISPIVNEVLDGFNCTVFAYGQTGSGKTYTMEGGMRNKSGDLTAEAGVIPRAVRQIFDILEAQNANYSMKVTFLELYNEEITDLLSPEDNSTRPIEEKIKKPVALMEDGKGRVVVRGLEEESVYSVNEIYTLLERGASKRRTSETLLNKRSR from the exons ATGATTGATGTTACCTGCTCT ACTATAGCTAACAAACATGTTGATAGAGTTTTCAATTTCGACAAG GATTTTGGACCTAAAGCACAACAGAGATCGATATACGACCAAGTCATTTCCCCAATTGTCAATGAAGTTCTTGATGGTTTCAATTGCACTGTCTTTGCTTATGGACAAACTGGGTCTGGTAAAACTTATACAATGGAGGGTGGAATGAGAAATAAG AGTGGTGATTTAACTGCTGAGGCTGGTGTCATCCCAAGAGCAGTTCGTcaaatttttgatattttggAAGCACAAAATGCTAACTATAGCATGAAAGTCACATTCCTTGAGCTTTATAATGAAGAAATAACTGATCTATTGTCCCCAGAAGACAATTCTACCAGGcctatagaagaaaaaataaagaaacctgTAGCCCTTATGGAAGATGGAAAAGGTCGTGTGGTGGTGAGAGGCCTTGAAGAAGAATCAGTATACAgtgtaaatgaaatttatacTCTGTTGGAACGAGGGGCATCTAAGAGGCGCACTTCAGAGACATTGCTTAACAAGAGAAGCAGGTAG
- the LOC101507871 gene encoding pentatricopeptide repeat-containing protein At4g20740-like isoform X2, producing MPPQTPTTPNKFYFYYGHRKPSQNRPTVRGGLFSNRQTLTPPKPTTTSRPFEIQKWDPHFLSQQNPSPPPPPSPEASFSASLRLSPIARFIVDAFRKNGYKWGPSVIAELNKLRRVPPNLVAEVLKVQTNPTLTFKFFHWVENQKGYHHNFASFNAFAYCLNRANHFHAADQLPELMDAHGKPPSEKQFEILIRMHCDAGRGLRVYHIYDKMRNKFGVKPRVFLYNTIMDALVRTRHLDLALSVYNDFREDGLVEESVTFMVLVKGLCKAGRIGEMLEVLGRMREKLCKPDVFAYTALVRIMVAEGNLDGCLRVWEEMKRDGVVLDVMAYGTIIGGLAKEGRVKEGYELFKEMKSKGHLIDRAIYGSLIESFVAGNKVGLAFDLLKDLVNSGYRADLGIYNNLIKGLCNLNKVEKAYKLFQVTIQEGLEPDFLSVKPLLLAYAEAKRMEEFYKLLKKMEKLGFPVIDDLSKFFSHLVEKKGPVMSLEIFTHLKEKGYVSVEIYNVLMDSLRLSGEVKKALSLFDEIKGSGMKPDSSTYNIAILCLIARGEIQEACVCHNKIIEMSCIPSVVVYHRLAKGLCEIGEIEEAMMLVRDCLGNATSGPMEFKYCLTLVHICKFNDAEKVIDVLNEMMQQGFPLCNVVCSAIISGMCKHGTIEEARKVFSNLRDRKLLTESDTIVYDELLIDHMKKKTADLEFSLETSQDILQPAAT from the exons ATGCCTCCTCAAACACCAACAACACCAAACAAATTCTATTTCTACTACGGTCACCGCAAACCCTCCCAAAACCGTCCAACCGTACGCGGCGGTCTTTTCTCCAATCGCCAAACTCTCACTCCTCCCAAACCTACAACCACATCCCGCCCTTTCGAAATCCAAAAGTGGGACCCACACTTCCTCTCCCAACAAAACCCCTCACCACCGCCACCACCATCCCCGGAAGCATCATTCTCTGCCTCCCTCCGCCTCTCCCCGATTGCTCGATTCATCGTTGACGCTTTTCGCAAAAACGGTTACAAGTGGGGCCCATCGGTTATAGCTGAACTCAACAAGCTCCGTAGAGTTCCTCCCAACCTTGTTGCTGAGGTACTTAAAGTCCAAACTAACCCTACTCTCACTTTCAAGTTTTTTCACTGGGTAGAAAACCAAAAAGGTTATCATCATAATTTCGCTTCATTTAATGCATTTGCTTATTGTCTTAACCGTGCAAATCATTTCCACGCCGCGGATCAGCTCCCTGAGCTGATGGATGCTCATGGAAAGCCTCCGTCGGAGAAGCAATTCGAGATTTTAATTCGAATGCATTGTGACGCAGGAAGAGGTCTTAGGGTTTATCATATTTATGATAAGATGAGGAATAAGTTTGGTGTGAAACCTAGGGTTTTTTTGTATAATACGATTATGGATGCTTTGGTTAGGACTCGACATTTGGATTTGGCGTTGTCGGTTTATAATGATTTTAGAGAGGATGGACTGGTTGAAGAGAGTGTTACTTTTATGGTTTTGGTAAAGGGATTGTGTAAAGCTGGGAGGATTGGTGAGATGTTAGAGGTTTTGGGGAGGATGAGGGAGAAATTGTGTAAGCCGGATGTTTTCGCATATACCGCGTTGGTTCGGATTATGGTTGCAGAGGGGAATTTGGATGGTTGTTTGAGGGTTTGGGAAGAAATGAAGAGAGACGGAGTTGTGCTGGATGTCATGGCATATGGTACTATCATTGGTGGTTTGGCTAAAGAGGGAAGGGTTAAGGAGGGTTATGAGTTGTTTAAGGAGATGAAAAGTAAGGGTCATTTGATAGATAGAGCGATATATGGATCATTGATTGAGTCGTTTGTGGCGGGGAATAAGGTTGGTTTGGCTTTTGATTTGTTGAAGGATTTGGTGAACTCAGGATACCGAGCCGATTTGGGGATTTATAATAACCTTATTAAAGGTTTGTGCAACTTGAATAAGGTTGAGAAGGCTTATAAGCTTTTCCAAGTCACTATTCAGGAGGGTCTTGAACCGGACTTCTTATCTGTAAAACCGTTATTGTTGGCCTATGCCGAAGCGAAACGTATGGAAGAATTTTATAAGTTGCTAAAAAAGATGGAGAAATTGGGATTTCCAGTCATTGATGATCTGTCCAAATTTTTCTCCCATTTGGTTGAGAAGAAAGGACCAGTAATGTCACTCGAGATATTTACACACTTGAAAGAAAAAGGTTATGTTAGTGTTGAAATATACAATGTTCTTATGGATTCTCTTCGATTGAGTGGCGAAGTGAAGAAAGCGTTATCACTCTTCGATGAAATAAAGGGGTCAGGCATGAAGCCTGATTCGTCAACATATAACATAGCAATTCTATGCCTTATTGCTCGCGGTGAAATTCAAGAGGCTTGTGTATGTCATAATAAGATCATTGAGATGTCTTGCATTCCTTCTGTGGTTGTTTATCATCGCCTTGCTAAAGGTCTTTGTGAAATAGGAGAGATTGAGGAAGCCATGATGCTTGTTAGAGATTGCTTAGGCAATGCTACTAGTGGACCTATGGAGTTTAAGTATTGTCTTACCCTTGTTCACATATGCAAATTTAATGATGCAGAAAAGGTGATTGATGTATTGAATGAGATGATGCAACAAGGTTTCCCTTTATGCAATGTTGTATGTTCTGCAATCATCTCTGGCATGTGCAAGCATGGAACAATTGAAGAGGCCAGAAAGGTTTTCTCAAATTTGAGAGACCGCAAATtgttgacagaatctgatactATTGTGTACGACGAATTACTAATTGATCACATGAAGAAAAAGACAGCGGACTTG GAATTTTCTTTGGAGACTAGTCAGGACATTCTCCAACCAGCGGCAACTTGA
- the LOC101507871 gene encoding pentatricopeptide repeat-containing protein At4g20740-like isoform X3, which yields MPPQTPTTPNKFYFYYGHRKPSQNRPTVRGGLFSNRQTLTPPKPTTTSRPFEIQKWDPHFLSQQNPSPPPPPSPEASFSASLRLSPIARFIVDAFRKNGYKWGPSVIAELNKLRRVPPNLVAELPELMDAHGKPPSEKQFEILIRMHCDAGRGLRVYHIYDKMRNKFGVKPRVFLYNTIMDALVRTRHLDLALSVYNDFREDGLVEESVTFMVLVKGLCKAGRIGEMLEVLGRMREKLCKPDVFAYTALVRIMVAEGNLDGCLRVWEEMKRDGVVLDVMAYGTIIGGLAKEGRVKEGYELFKEMKSKGHLIDRAIYGSLIESFVAGNKVGLAFDLLKDLVNSGYRADLGIYNNLIKGLCNLNKVEKAYKLFQVTIQEGLEPDFLSVKPLLLAYAEAKRMEEFYKLLKKMEKLGFPVIDDLSKFFSHLVEKKGPVMSLEIFTHLKEKGYVSVEIYNVLMDSLRLSGEVKKALSLFDEIKGSGMKPDSSTYNIAILCLIARGEIQEACVCHNKIIEMSCIPSVVVYHRLAKGLCEIGEIEEAMMLVRDCLGNATSGPMEFKYCLTLVHICKFNDAEKVIDVLNEMMQQGFPLCNVVCSAIISGMCKHGTIEEARKVFSNLRDRKLLTESDTIVYDELLIDHMKKKTADLVISGLKFFGLESKLKSKGCKVLPS from the exons ATGCCTCCTCAAACACCAACAACACCAAACAAATTCTATTTCTACTACGGTCACCGCAAACCCTCCCAAAACCGTCCAACCGTACGCGGCGGTCTTTTCTCCAATCGCCAAACTCTCACTCCTCCCAAACCTACAACCACATCCCGCCCTTTCGAAATCCAAAAGTGGGACCCACACTTCCTCTCCCAACAAAACCCCTCACCACCGCCACCACCATCCCCGGAAGCATCATTCTCTGCCTCCCTCCGCCTCTCCCCGATTGCTCGATTCATCGTTGACGCTTTTCGCAAAAACGGTTACAAGTGGGGCCCATCGGTTATAGCTGAACTCAACAAGCTCCGTAGAGTTCCTCCCAACCTTGTTGCTGAG CTCCCTGAGCTGATGGATGCTCATGGAAAGCCTCCGTCGGAGAAGCAATTCGAGATTTTAATTCGAATGCATTGTGACGCAGGAAGAGGTCTTAGGGTTTATCATATTTATGATAAGATGAGGAATAAGTTTGGTGTGAAACCTAGGGTTTTTTTGTATAATACGATTATGGATGCTTTGGTTAGGACTCGACATTTGGATTTGGCGTTGTCGGTTTATAATGATTTTAGAGAGGATGGACTGGTTGAAGAGAGTGTTACTTTTATGGTTTTGGTAAAGGGATTGTGTAAAGCTGGGAGGATTGGTGAGATGTTAGAGGTTTTGGGGAGGATGAGGGAGAAATTGTGTAAGCCGGATGTTTTCGCATATACCGCGTTGGTTCGGATTATGGTTGCAGAGGGGAATTTGGATGGTTGTTTGAGGGTTTGGGAAGAAATGAAGAGAGACGGAGTTGTGCTGGATGTCATGGCATATGGTACTATCATTGGTGGTTTGGCTAAAGAGGGAAGGGTTAAGGAGGGTTATGAGTTGTTTAAGGAGATGAAAAGTAAGGGTCATTTGATAGATAGAGCGATATATGGATCATTGATTGAGTCGTTTGTGGCGGGGAATAAGGTTGGTTTGGCTTTTGATTTGTTGAAGGATTTGGTGAACTCAGGATACCGAGCCGATTTGGGGATTTATAATAACCTTATTAAAGGTTTGTGCAACTTGAATAAGGTTGAGAAGGCTTATAAGCTTTTCCAAGTCACTATTCAGGAGGGTCTTGAACCGGACTTCTTATCTGTAAAACCGTTATTGTTGGCCTATGCCGAAGCGAAACGTATGGAAGAATTTTATAAGTTGCTAAAAAAGATGGAGAAATTGGGATTTCCAGTCATTGATGATCTGTCCAAATTTTTCTCCCATTTGGTTGAGAAGAAAGGACCAGTAATGTCACTCGAGATATTTACACACTTGAAAGAAAAAGGTTATGTTAGTGTTGAAATATACAATGTTCTTATGGATTCTCTTCGATTGAGTGGCGAAGTGAAGAAAGCGTTATCACTCTTCGATGAAATAAAGGGGTCAGGCATGAAGCCTGATTCGTCAACATATAACATAGCAATTCTATGCCTTATTGCTCGCGGTGAAATTCAAGAGGCTTGTGTATGTCATAATAAGATCATTGAGATGTCTTGCATTCCTTCTGTGGTTGTTTATCATCGCCTTGCTAAAGGTCTTTGTGAAATAGGAGAGATTGAGGAAGCCATGATGCTTGTTAGAGATTGCTTAGGCAATGCTACTAGTGGACCTATGGAGTTTAAGTATTGTCTTACCCTTGTTCACATATGCAAATTTAATGATGCAGAAAAGGTGATTGATGTATTGAATGAGATGATGCAACAAGGTTTCCCTTTATGCAATGTTGTATGTTCTGCAATCATCTCTGGCATGTGCAAGCATGGAACAATTGAAGAGGCCAGAAAGGTTTTCTCAAATTTGAGAGACCGCAAATtgttgacagaatctgatactATTGTGTACGACGAATTACTAATTGATCACATGAAGAAAAAGACAGCGGACTTGGTAATATCAGGATTGAAGTTCTTTGGTCTAGAGTCTAAACTAAAGTCAAAGGGTTGTAAGGTGTTGCCAAGTTGA
- the LOC101507871 gene encoding pentatricopeptide repeat-containing protein At4g20740-like isoform X1 — protein MPPQTPTTPNKFYFYYGHRKPSQNRPTVRGGLFSNRQTLTPPKPTTTSRPFEIQKWDPHFLSQQNPSPPPPPSPEASFSASLRLSPIARFIVDAFRKNGYKWGPSVIAELNKLRRVPPNLVAEVLKVQTNPTLTFKFFHWVENQKGYHHNFASFNAFAYCLNRANHFHAADQLPELMDAHGKPPSEKQFEILIRMHCDAGRGLRVYHIYDKMRNKFGVKPRVFLYNTIMDALVRTRHLDLALSVYNDFREDGLVEESVTFMVLVKGLCKAGRIGEMLEVLGRMREKLCKPDVFAYTALVRIMVAEGNLDGCLRVWEEMKRDGVVLDVMAYGTIIGGLAKEGRVKEGYELFKEMKSKGHLIDRAIYGSLIESFVAGNKVGLAFDLLKDLVNSGYRADLGIYNNLIKGLCNLNKVEKAYKLFQVTIQEGLEPDFLSVKPLLLAYAEAKRMEEFYKLLKKMEKLGFPVIDDLSKFFSHLVEKKGPVMSLEIFTHLKEKGYVSVEIYNVLMDSLRLSGEVKKALSLFDEIKGSGMKPDSSTYNIAILCLIARGEIQEACVCHNKIIEMSCIPSVVVYHRLAKGLCEIGEIEEAMMLVRDCLGNATSGPMEFKYCLTLVHICKFNDAEKVIDVLNEMMQQGFPLCNVVCSAIISGMCKHGTIEEARKVFSNLRDRKLLTESDTIVYDELLIDHMKKKTADLVISGLKFFGLESKLKSKGCKVLPS, from the coding sequence ATGCCTCCTCAAACACCAACAACACCAAACAAATTCTATTTCTACTACGGTCACCGCAAACCCTCCCAAAACCGTCCAACCGTACGCGGCGGTCTTTTCTCCAATCGCCAAACTCTCACTCCTCCCAAACCTACAACCACATCCCGCCCTTTCGAAATCCAAAAGTGGGACCCACACTTCCTCTCCCAACAAAACCCCTCACCACCGCCACCACCATCCCCGGAAGCATCATTCTCTGCCTCCCTCCGCCTCTCCCCGATTGCTCGATTCATCGTTGACGCTTTTCGCAAAAACGGTTACAAGTGGGGCCCATCGGTTATAGCTGAACTCAACAAGCTCCGTAGAGTTCCTCCCAACCTTGTTGCTGAGGTACTTAAAGTCCAAACTAACCCTACTCTCACTTTCAAGTTTTTTCACTGGGTAGAAAACCAAAAAGGTTATCATCATAATTTCGCTTCATTTAATGCATTTGCTTATTGTCTTAACCGTGCAAATCATTTCCACGCCGCGGATCAGCTCCCTGAGCTGATGGATGCTCATGGAAAGCCTCCGTCGGAGAAGCAATTCGAGATTTTAATTCGAATGCATTGTGACGCAGGAAGAGGTCTTAGGGTTTATCATATTTATGATAAGATGAGGAATAAGTTTGGTGTGAAACCTAGGGTTTTTTTGTATAATACGATTATGGATGCTTTGGTTAGGACTCGACATTTGGATTTGGCGTTGTCGGTTTATAATGATTTTAGAGAGGATGGACTGGTTGAAGAGAGTGTTACTTTTATGGTTTTGGTAAAGGGATTGTGTAAAGCTGGGAGGATTGGTGAGATGTTAGAGGTTTTGGGGAGGATGAGGGAGAAATTGTGTAAGCCGGATGTTTTCGCATATACCGCGTTGGTTCGGATTATGGTTGCAGAGGGGAATTTGGATGGTTGTTTGAGGGTTTGGGAAGAAATGAAGAGAGACGGAGTTGTGCTGGATGTCATGGCATATGGTACTATCATTGGTGGTTTGGCTAAAGAGGGAAGGGTTAAGGAGGGTTATGAGTTGTTTAAGGAGATGAAAAGTAAGGGTCATTTGATAGATAGAGCGATATATGGATCATTGATTGAGTCGTTTGTGGCGGGGAATAAGGTTGGTTTGGCTTTTGATTTGTTGAAGGATTTGGTGAACTCAGGATACCGAGCCGATTTGGGGATTTATAATAACCTTATTAAAGGTTTGTGCAACTTGAATAAGGTTGAGAAGGCTTATAAGCTTTTCCAAGTCACTATTCAGGAGGGTCTTGAACCGGACTTCTTATCTGTAAAACCGTTATTGTTGGCCTATGCCGAAGCGAAACGTATGGAAGAATTTTATAAGTTGCTAAAAAAGATGGAGAAATTGGGATTTCCAGTCATTGATGATCTGTCCAAATTTTTCTCCCATTTGGTTGAGAAGAAAGGACCAGTAATGTCACTCGAGATATTTACACACTTGAAAGAAAAAGGTTATGTTAGTGTTGAAATATACAATGTTCTTATGGATTCTCTTCGATTGAGTGGCGAAGTGAAGAAAGCGTTATCACTCTTCGATGAAATAAAGGGGTCAGGCATGAAGCCTGATTCGTCAACATATAACATAGCAATTCTATGCCTTATTGCTCGCGGTGAAATTCAAGAGGCTTGTGTATGTCATAATAAGATCATTGAGATGTCTTGCATTCCTTCTGTGGTTGTTTATCATCGCCTTGCTAAAGGTCTTTGTGAAATAGGAGAGATTGAGGAAGCCATGATGCTTGTTAGAGATTGCTTAGGCAATGCTACTAGTGGACCTATGGAGTTTAAGTATTGTCTTACCCTTGTTCACATATGCAAATTTAATGATGCAGAAAAGGTGATTGATGTATTGAATGAGATGATGCAACAAGGTTTCCCTTTATGCAATGTTGTATGTTCTGCAATCATCTCTGGCATGTGCAAGCATGGAACAATTGAAGAGGCCAGAAAGGTTTTCTCAAATTTGAGAGACCGCAAATtgttgacagaatctgatactATTGTGTACGACGAATTACTAATTGATCACATGAAGAAAAAGACAGCGGACTTGGTAATATCAGGATTGAAGTTCTTTGGTCTAGAGTCTAAACTAAAGTCAAAGGGTTGTAAGGTGTTGCCAAGTTGA